A genomic segment from Glycine max cultivar Williams 82 chromosome 1, Glycine_max_v4.0, whole genome shotgun sequence encodes:
- the LOC100775914 gene encoding UDP-N-acetylglucosamine transferase subunit ALG14 homolog isoform X3 has translation MSNLIWQDHASSFNFMCVFVEDVSVALTDILKLPLMDKSNGCSFSSISSIAVFSSAVFVVSLILVRLLYVLYCSSKPLSKRASKPFSTLIILGSGGHTAEMLNLLAVLQKGRFNPRFYIAAATDNMSLQKAQLLENSLAAENATRVTDTAQFMKIYRSREVGQSYITSVWTTFVAMVHALWLMIKIRPEVILCNGPGTCIPLCAIAFIFKLLCRYWESDGH, from the exons ATGAGTAATCTGATATGGCAAGATCATGCATCAAGTTTTAACTtcatgtgtgtgtttgt TGAAGATGTAAGTGTAGCTCTGACTGATATCTTGAAGCTACCTCTGATGGATAAAAGCAATGGCTGCAGCTTCTCTAGCATATCTTCAATTGCTGTCTTTTCAAGTGCTGTTTTTGTTGTCTCCTTGATTTTGGTTCGTCTCCTTTATGTCTTATACTGTAGCAGCAAGCCCTTGAGCAAAAGGGCTTCAAAACCTTTTAGTACCCTTATTATTTTAGGATCAG GTGGTCATACTGCTGAGATGCTTAATCTACTGGCAGTGTTACAGAAAGGTAGGTTTAATCCAAGATTCTACATTGCTGCTGCTACTGATAATATGAGTCTTCAAAAAGCTCAGTTGTTGGAGAATTCCCTGGCTGCTGAG AATGCAACAAGGGTCACTGATACTGCACAGTTCATGAAGATATATCGGAGTAGAGAAGTTGGTCAATCATATATAACCTCCGTTTGGACTACTTTTGTTGCAATGGTGCATGCGCTATGgctaatgattaaaattagacCTGAAGTG ATACTTTGCAATGGACCTGGAACTTGCATTCCCCTCTGTGCTATTGCATTTATATTTAAG CTTCTGTGCAGGTACTGGGAATCAGATGGTCATTAA
- the LOC100775914 gene encoding UDP-N-acetylglucosamine transferase subunit ALG14 homolog isoform X1, whose protein sequence is MSNLIWQDHASSFNFMCVFVEDVSVALTDILKLPLMDKSNGCSFSSISSIAVFSSAVFVVSLILVRLLYVLYCSSKPLSKRASKPFSTLIILGSGGHTAEMLNLLAVLQKGRFNPRFYIAAATDNMSLQKAQLLENSLAAENATRVTDTAQFMKIYRSREVGQSYITSVWTTFVAMVHALWLMIKIRPEVILCNGPGTCIPLCAIAFIFKVLGIRWSLIFYVESIARVRRLSLRGLLLYKLRMADKLFVQWPQLQRQYPRATYAGRLM, encoded by the exons ATGAGTAATCTGATATGGCAAGATCATGCATCAAGTTTTAACTtcatgtgtgtgtttgt TGAAGATGTAAGTGTAGCTCTGACTGATATCTTGAAGCTACCTCTGATGGATAAAAGCAATGGCTGCAGCTTCTCTAGCATATCTTCAATTGCTGTCTTTTCAAGTGCTGTTTTTGTTGTCTCCTTGATTTTGGTTCGTCTCCTTTATGTCTTATACTGTAGCAGCAAGCCCTTGAGCAAAAGGGCTTCAAAACCTTTTAGTACCCTTATTATTTTAGGATCAG GTGGTCATACTGCTGAGATGCTTAATCTACTGGCAGTGTTACAGAAAGGTAGGTTTAATCCAAGATTCTACATTGCTGCTGCTACTGATAATATGAGTCTTCAAAAAGCTCAGTTGTTGGAGAATTCCCTGGCTGCTGAG AATGCAACAAGGGTCACTGATACTGCACAGTTCATGAAGATATATCGGAGTAGAGAAGTTGGTCAATCATATATAACCTCCGTTTGGACTACTTTTGTTGCAATGGTGCATGCGCTATGgctaatgattaaaattagacCTGAAGTG ATACTTTGCAATGGACCTGGAACTTGCATTCCCCTCTGTGCTATTGCATTTATATTTAAG GTACTGGGAATCAGATGGTCATTAATTTTCTACGTTGAGAGTATCGCAAGAGTGAGAAGGCTCTCCTTGAGAGGCCTGCTCCTGTACAAGTTGCGGATGGCTGATAAACTTTTTGTTCAGTGGCCACAGCTGCAACGACAGTATCCCCGAGCTACCTATGCTGGTCGACTCATGTAA
- the LOC100775914 gene encoding UDP-N-acetylglucosamine transferase subunit ALG14 homolog isoform X2 produces MDKSNGCSFSSISSIAVFSSAVFVVSLILVRLLYVLYCSSKPLSKRASKPFSTLIILGSGGHTAEMLNLLAVLQKGRFNPRFYIAAATDNMSLQKAQLLENSLAAENATRVTDTAQFMKIYRSREVGQSYITSVWTTFVAMVHALWLMIKIRPEVILCNGPGTCIPLCAIAFIFKVLGIRWSLIFYVESIARVRRLSLRGLLLYKLRMADKLFVQWPQLQRQYPRATYAGRLM; encoded by the exons ATGGATAAAAGCAATGGCTGCAGCTTCTCTAGCATATCTTCAATTGCTGTCTTTTCAAGTGCTGTTTTTGTTGTCTCCTTGATTTTGGTTCGTCTCCTTTATGTCTTATACTGTAGCAGCAAGCCCTTGAGCAAAAGGGCTTCAAAACCTTTTAGTACCCTTATTATTTTAGGATCAG GTGGTCATACTGCTGAGATGCTTAATCTACTGGCAGTGTTACAGAAAGGTAGGTTTAATCCAAGATTCTACATTGCTGCTGCTACTGATAATATGAGTCTTCAAAAAGCTCAGTTGTTGGAGAATTCCCTGGCTGCTGAG AATGCAACAAGGGTCACTGATACTGCACAGTTCATGAAGATATATCGGAGTAGAGAAGTTGGTCAATCATATATAACCTCCGTTTGGACTACTTTTGTTGCAATGGTGCATGCGCTATGgctaatgattaaaattagacCTGAAGTG ATACTTTGCAATGGACCTGGAACTTGCATTCCCCTCTGTGCTATTGCATTTATATTTAAG GTACTGGGAATCAGATGGTCATTAATTTTCTACGTTGAGAGTATCGCAAGAGTGAGAAGGCTCTCCTTGAGAGGCCTGCTCCTGTACAAGTTGCGGATGGCTGATAAACTTTTTGTTCAGTGGCCACAGCTGCAACGACAGTATCCCCGAGCTACCTATGCTGGTCGACTCATGTAA